Proteins from a genomic interval of Lelliottia amnigena:
- the fdnH_2 gene encoding formate dehydrogenase subunit beta has translation MAMETQDIIKRSATNPMTPAPRARDFKAEVAKLIDVSSCVGCKACQVACSEWNDIRDEVGHCVGVYDNPADLSAKSWTVMRFSETDQNGKLEWLIRKDGCMHCEDPGCLKACPSAGAIIQYANGIVDFQQDNCIGCGYCIAGCPFNVPRLNKDDNRVYKCTLCVDRVSVGQEPACVKTCPTGAIHFGTKKEMLDVAQERVDKLKARGYANAGIYNPQGVGGTHVMYVLHHNDRPELYHNLPKEPAIDTSISLWKGALKPLAAAGFVATFAGLIYHYIGIGPNKEVDDEEEDRHE, from the coding sequence ATGGCAATGGAAACACAAGACATTATTAAACGCTCCGCGACCAACCCGATGACGCCCGCGCCTCGTGCGCGGGATTTTAAGGCGGAAGTGGCCAAGCTTATCGATGTCTCCTCCTGTGTGGGCTGCAAAGCCTGTCAGGTGGCCTGTTCAGAGTGGAATGACATTCGCGATGAGGTTGGGCACTGCGTGGGCGTTTACGATAATCCCGCGGATTTGAGCGCCAAATCCTGGACGGTGATGCGCTTTAGCGAAACGGACCAAAACGGCAAGCTGGAGTGGCTGATCCGCAAAGACGGCTGTATGCATTGCGAGGATCCGGGGTGCCTGAAAGCGTGTCCGTCGGCGGGGGCCATTATTCAGTACGCCAATGGTATCGTCGATTTCCAGCAGGATAACTGCATTGGCTGCGGCTACTGCATCGCAGGTTGTCCGTTCAACGTTCCGCGGCTGAACAAAGACGATAACCGGGTATACAAATGCACGCTGTGCGTGGATCGCGTGAGCGTGGGTCAGGAGCCGGCCTGCGTGAAAACCTGTCCAACCGGTGCGATCCATTTTGGTACCAAAAAAGAGATGCTGGATGTGGCGCAGGAGCGGGTCGATAAGCTGAAAGCACGCGGCTATGCGAATGCGGGAATTTACAATCCGCAGGGAGTCGGTGGAACGCACGTCATGTACGTGTTGCACCACAACGATCGGCCGGAGCTTTATCATAATCTGCCGAAAGAGCCCGCAATTGATACCTCCATTAGTCTGTGGAAAGGCGCGTTGAAACCGCTGGCCGCGGCCGGTTTTGTTGCCACCTTTGCCGGGCTGATTTATCACTACATCGGTATCGGGCCAAACAAAGAGGTGGATGATGAGGAGGAAGATCGTCATGAGTAA
- the fdnG_6 gene encoding formate dehydrogenase, nitrate-inducible, major subunit: MARKNAKEAIYHIEGDPDHPVSRGALCPKGAGLLDYVHSDNRLRYPEYRAPGSDKWQRISWNEAFSRIAKLMKADRDANFIEKNAQGVTVNRWLSTGMLCASSGKQ, encoded by the coding sequence ATGGCGCGAAAGAACGCCAAAGAAGCGATTTATCATATCGAAGGGGATCCGGATCATCCGGTCAGCCGTGGGGCGCTGTGCCCGAAAGGCGCGGGTTTGCTGGATTATGTTCACAGCGATAATCGACTGCGTTATCCGGAATACCGTGCGCCAGGTTCCGATAAATGGCAGCGTATTTCCTGGAACGAGGCGTTTTCCCGGATCGCGAAATTAATGAAAGCCGACCGTGACGCCAACTTTATCGAGAAGAATGCGCAGGGCGTAACCGTCAACCGCTGGCTGTCCACCGGGATGCTGTGCGCCTCCAGCGGCAAGCAATGA
- the yddG_1 gene encoding aromatic amino acid exporter, which translates to MDRKRATLIGLAAIVLWSTMVGLIRGVSEGLGPVGGAAMIYTLSGLLCLLTVGFPNLKRFPPRYLIAGSVLFVSYEICLALSLGYASNRHQAIEVGMVNYLWPSLTIVFAIVFNGQKTNLWVIPGLLISLLGVAWVLGGEQGLHLDEIVSNVVSNPLSYGLAFAGAFIWRRTAPSPVNMPKGTTGLRCLCYSLRWRCG; encoded by the coding sequence ATGGACAGGAAAAGAGCAACACTGATTGGCCTCGCCGCGATTGTCTTATGGAGCACAATGGTGGGACTCATTCGCGGTGTCAGTGAAGGGCTCGGGCCTGTGGGCGGCGCGGCGATGATCTACACCCTCAGCGGATTACTGTGTCTACTGACCGTTGGATTTCCCAATCTGAAACGTTTTCCGCCGCGCTATCTTATTGCTGGCAGCGTGCTGTTTGTCAGCTATGAAATATGTCTGGCGTTGTCGTTGGGTTACGCCAGCAACCGACATCAGGCGATCGAAGTCGGGATGGTGAATTATTTGTGGCCTAGCCTGACGATTGTCTTTGCGATAGTGTTCAACGGGCAAAAAACGAATTTGTGGGTGATCCCCGGATTACTGATTTCGCTACTCGGCGTGGCATGGGTTTTAGGCGGCGAGCAAGGGCTACATCTCGATGAAATTGTCAGCAATGTCGTCTCGAATCCATTGAGCTATGGTCTGGCGTTTGCGGGCGCATTTATCTGGCGGCGTACTGCACCGTCACCAGTAAATATGCCAAAGGGAACAACGGGATTACGCTGTTTGTGTTACTCACTGCGCTGGCGCTGTGGCTGA
- the smvA_2 gene encoding major facilitator superfamily protein, protein MFRQWLALVIIVLVYIPVAIDATVLHVAAPTLSMTLGASGNELLWIIDIYSLVMAGMVLPMGALGDRIGFKKLLMLGSVLFGLSSLAAAFSPSAGWLIAARASLAIGAAMIIPATLAGIRTLFTDPRHRNIALGVWAAVGSGGAAFGPLVGGILLEHFYWGSVFLINVPIVIVVVALAARLVPKQQGRPEQPLNISHALMLIVAILLLVYSAKTALKGALSPWLVVMTLLTGAVMLFIFVRIQLRASTPMIDMRLFCNRIILSGVVMAMTAMIALVGFELLMAQELQFVHGFTPFEAGKFMLPVMVASGFSGPIAGVLVGRLGLRIVAAGGMGLSAVSFFGLSMLNFSTQQWQAWSLMVLLGFSAASALLASTSAIMAAAPKEKAAAAGAIETMSYELGAGLGIAIFGLLLTRSFSASIVLPQGLNDTLVETASSSIGEAVKVSQELTPTLADSVIGAAKAAFITSHSVALGSAGGMLLILAIGIWFSLAKVKQ, encoded by the coding sequence ATGTTTCGTCAGTGGTTAGCGTTAGTCATTATTGTGCTGGTGTATATCCCGGTGGCGATTGACGCAACGGTGCTGCACGTCGCCGCACCGACATTGAGCATGACGCTCGGCGCCAGCGGCAACGAATTGCTGTGGATTATTGATATTTATTCGCTGGTGATGGCCGGGATGGTGCTGCCCATGGGCGCGCTGGGCGATCGCATCGGCTTTAAAAAATTACTCATGCTCGGCAGCGTGTTATTTGGTTTGTCGTCGCTGGCGGCGGCGTTCTCGCCTTCAGCGGGCTGGCTGATCGCTGCGCGTGCGTCGCTGGCGATCGGTGCGGCGATGATTATTCCGGCAACGCTCGCGGGGATCCGCACGCTCTTTACCGATCCTCGGCACCGTAATATTGCCCTCGGCGTGTGGGCGGCGGTGGGGTCGGGCGGTGCGGCGTTTGGTCCATTGGTTGGCGGTATTCTGCTGGAGCACTTCTACTGGGGATCGGTCTTTTTGATCAACGTCCCGATTGTGATTGTGGTTGTCGCCCTTGCGGCACGCCTCGTCCCGAAACAGCAGGGGCGCCCCGAGCAGCCGCTAAATATTAGCCATGCTCTGATGCTGATCGTCGCGATTTTGCTGCTGGTTTACAGCGCCAAAACGGCGTTGAAAGGGGCGCTTTCGCCGTGGCTTGTTGTGATGACGTTACTGACCGGCGCCGTGATGCTGTTTATTTTTGTGCGTATTCAGTTGCGCGCCAGCACGCCGATGATCGACATGCGCCTGTTCTGCAATCGCATCATTTTAAGCGGCGTCGTGATGGCGATGACGGCCATGATCGCGCTGGTGGGTTTTGAGCTGCTGATGGCGCAGGAGTTGCAGTTTGTTCACGGCTTCACGCCGTTTGAAGCGGGCAAGTTTATGCTGCCAGTGATGGTTGCCAGCGGGTTCAGTGGGCCTATTGCCGGCGTGCTGGTAGGGCGTCTGGGCCTGAGGATCGTGGCGGCGGGTGGCATGGGGTTGAGTGCGGTGAGTTTCTTTGGATTATCGATGCTCAATTTCAGCACCCAGCAGTGGCAAGCGTGGAGCCTGATGGTGCTGCTGGGCTTTAGCGCCGCCAGTGCGCTATTGGCGTCAACGTCCGCCATTATGGCCGCCGCGCCAAAAGAGAAAGCGGCCGCCGCCGGTGCGATTGAAACCATGTCCTATGAGCTGGGAGCGGGGCTAGGGATTGCGATTTTTGGTCTGCTGCTAACTCGCAGCTTCTCGGCGTCGATTGTTCTGCCGCAAGGGTTGAACGACACGCTGGTTGAAACAGCGTCGTCATCCATTGGTGAAGCCGTGAAAGTGTCGCAGGAGCTGACGCCGACGCTGGCAGACTCGGTCATTGGAGCCGCCAAAGCCGCTTTTATCACCTCGCACAGCGTGGCGTTGGGAAGTGCAGGCGGGATGCTGTTAATCCTTGCGATCGGCATTTGGTTTAGCCTGGCGAAAGTGAAACAGTAG
- the fdnG_3 gene encoding formate dehydrogenase alpha subunit gives MLIEWNGTKWAGNDIPDYNTAAPGSATGPFIMQPEGLGRLFALDKLAEGPFPEHYEPMETPLGTNPLHPNVVSSPVVRLYEDDALRLGKKDKFPYVGTTYRLTEHFHTWTKHARLNAIAQPEQFGGNQRNAGESEGDR, from the coding sequence ATGCTGATTGAATGGAACGGCACGAAGTGGGCAGGTAACGATATTCCTGACTACAACACTGCCGCGCCAGGCAGCGCAACCGGGCCGTTTATCATGCAGCCGGAAGGGCTTGGGCGGCTGTTTGCGCTCGATAAGCTCGCCGAAGGGCCATTCCCGGAACATTACGAGCCGATGGAAACGCCGCTCGGCACCAACCCGCTGCACCCGAACGTGGTTTCAAGCCCGGTCGTTCGCCTGTATGAAGACGACGCACTGCGCCTCGGCAAGAAAGATAAGTTCCCGTACGTCGGGACCACGTATCGCCTGACCGAGCATTTCCACACCTGGACCAAACACGCGCGGCTTAACGCGATCGCGCAGCCGGAACAGTTTGGTGGAAATCAGCGAAACGCTGGCGAAAGCGAAGGGGATCGCTAA
- the fdnI_2 gene encoding formate dehydrogenase-N subunit gamma, translating into MSKSKMIVRTKFIDRACHWTVVICFFLVAVSGISFFFPTLQWLTETFGTPQMGRILHPFFGVLIFVVLMFMFVRFVHHNIPDKQDIPWVKGIVEVLKGNEHKVAKVGKYNAGQKMMFWTIMSMIFVLLVTGVIIWRPYFAHYFPIQVIRYSLLIHATSAIILIHAILIHMYMAFWVKGSIKGMIEGKVSRRWAQKHHPRWYRDVERLEAKKESTEGIK; encoded by the coding sequence ATGAGTAAGTCAAAGATGATCGTGCGCACGAAGTTTATCGACCGCGCCTGTCACTGGACGGTGGTGATCTGTTTCTTCCTGGTGGCCGTGTCGGGAATTTCGTTTTTCTTCCCGACGCTGCAATGGCTCACCGAAACCTTCGGCACGCCGCAGATGGGGCGCATTCTGCATCCGTTCTTTGGCGTGCTGATCTTCGTGGTGCTGATGTTTATGTTCGTGCGTTTTGTGCATCACAACATCCCTGATAAGCAGGATATTCCGTGGGTGAAGGGGATTGTCGAAGTCCTGAAAGGCAACGAGCATAAAGTCGCGAAAGTGGGCAAATACAACGCCGGTCAAAAGATGATGTTCTGGACCATCATGAGCATGATTTTTGTGCTGCTGGTGACGGGGGTGATCATCTGGCGTCCGTATTTTGCGCACTACTTCCCGATCCAGGTGATTCGCTACAGTCTGCTGATCCATGCGACGTCCGCCATTATTTTGATCCACGCCATCCTTATTCATATGTATATGGCGTTCTGGGTGAAAGGGTCGATTAAAGGCATGATCGAAGGCAAGGTCAGCCGCCGCTGGGCGCAAAAACACCATCCGCGCTGGTATCGTGACGTCGAAAGACTGGAAGCTAAAAAAGAGAGTACGGAAGGGATAAAGTAA
- the fdnG_2 gene encoding formate dehydrogenase alpha subunit — MEISETLAKAKGIANGDRVTVSSKRGFIRAVAVVTRRLQTLQVNGQQVETVGIPLHWGFEGVAQKGYIANTLTPNVGDANSQTPEYKAFLVNIEKV, encoded by the coding sequence GTGGAAATCAGCGAAACGCTGGCGAAAGCGAAGGGGATCGCTAACGGCGATCGCGTCACGGTGAGCAGCAAGCGCGGCTTTATTCGCGCGGTCGCGGTCGTAACGCGCCGTCTGCAAACGTTACAGGTTAACGGTCAGCAGGTGGAAACCGTGGGTATTCCGCTGCATTGGGGCTTTGAAGGGGTGGCGCAGAAGGGCTATATCGCCAATACCCTGACGCCAAACGTCGGCGATGCCAACTCGCAAACGCCGGAATATAAGGCGTTTCTGGTTAACATCGAGAAAGTGTAA
- a CDS encoding TetR family transcriptional regulator, which produces MTYLSKDERREAILQAAMRVALNEGFSGMTVRRIAAEANVAAGQVHHHFASIGELKSQSFIHLIRALLDAEVVPESASWRDRLHGMLGSDEGGFEPYIRLWREAQFLATRDPEIKGAYVLTMEMWHQETVAIIRAGAADNAFILKDRPENIAWRLIGLVCGLDGIYVLGMPEMDDAAFNQHLNKLITLELA; this is translated from the coding sequence ATGACCTATCTAAGCAAGGACGAACGCAGAGAAGCTATCCTTCAGGCCGCCATGCGGGTGGCCCTGAATGAAGGATTTAGCGGGATGACCGTCAGGCGCATTGCCGCTGAGGCAAACGTCGCAGCCGGACAGGTTCACCATCACTTCGCCAGCATCGGCGAGTTAAAATCGCAGTCATTTATCCACCTGATTCGTGCCCTGCTGGATGCCGAAGTGGTGCCTGAAAGTGCCAGCTGGCGCGACCGACTTCACGGCATGCTCGGTAGCGATGAAGGGGGATTCGAACCTTATATTCGACTCTGGCGTGAAGCACAGTTCCTGGCCACTCGCGACCCGGAAATAAAAGGCGCTTATGTGCTCACAATGGAAATGTGGCACCAGGAAACGGTCGCTATTATTCGCGCAGGTGCTGCTGACAATGCCTTTATTTTGAAGGACCGCCCGGAAAATATTGCCTGGCGTTTAATCGGCCTGGTTTGTGGTCTGGATGGTATTTATGTTCTGGGGATGCCCGAAATGGACGATGCCGCATTTAATCAGCATCTGAATAAATTAATAACGCTTGAGTTGGCATAA
- the fdnG_4 gene encoding formate dehydrogenase alpha subunit: MWIRASIQTEVFRLPSTCFAEEDGSIANSGRWLQWHWKGQDAPGEARNDGEILAGIYHRLREMYRTEGGKGVEPLLKMSWNYKQPDHPESEEVAKENNGVALADLYDANGVLLAKKGQLLNSFALLRDDGSTASSCWIYAGSWTEQGNQMANRDNADPSGLGNTLGLGVGVAAQPSRAVQPCLGGYQR, translated from the coding sequence ATGTGGATACGGGCGTCGATTCAGACCGAAGTGTTCCGTCTGCCGTCGACCTGCTTTGCAGAAGAAGACGGCTCGATTGCCAACTCCGGGCGCTGGTTACAGTGGCACTGGAAAGGCCAGGATGCGCCGGGTGAAGCGCGGAACGACGGCGAAATTCTGGCCGGGATTTACCACCGTCTGCGCGAAATGTATCGCACAGAAGGCGGTAAAGGCGTCGAACCGCTGCTGAAGATGAGCTGGAACTATAAGCAGCCGGATCATCCTGAATCGGAAGAGGTGGCGAAAGAGAACAACGGCGTGGCGCTGGCGGATCTCTATGACGCCAACGGTGTTCTGCTGGCGAAAAAAGGGCAGTTGCTGAACAGCTTTGCGCTGCTGCGCGATGACGGTTCAACCGCATCGTCGTGTTGGATCTACGCCGGAAGCTGGACGGAACAGGGCAACCAGATGGCCAACCGCGATAATGCCGATCCGTCGGGTCTCGGCAATACGCTCGGTTTGGGCGTGGGCGTGGCCGCTCAACCGTCGCGTGCTGTACAACCGTGCCTCGGCGGATATCAACGGTAA
- the fdnG_5 gene encoding formate dehydrogenase alpha subunit has protein sequence MEAKNNNDATLIVVDPRFTRTASVADIYAPIRSGTDITFLSGVLLYLIENNKINAEYVKHYTNANLLVREDFAFDDRPVQRPMTLKNGSTTNRPGTISSTKNGFAKRDETLTDPRCVWNLLKQHVSRYTPDVVGKYLRYAEKPIS, from the coding sequence ATGGAAGCGAAAAACAATAACGATGCGACGCTGATCGTCGTCGATCCACGCTTCACGCGTACGGCCTCGGTAGCCGATATTTATGCGCCTATTCGTTCCGGTACGGACATTACGTTCCTGTCTGGCGTGCTGCTGTATCTGATCGAAAACAACAAAATCAACGCCGAATATGTCAAACACTACACCAACGCCAATCTGCTGGTGCGGGAAGACTTTGCCTTTGATGACCGGCCTGTTCAGCGGCCTATGACGCTGAAAAACGGCAGTACGACAAATCGTCCTGGAACTATCAGTTCGACGAAAAATGGTTTTGCTAAACGCGATGAAACCCTGACCGATCCGCGCTGCGTATGGAACTTGCTGAAACAGCACGTTTCCCGTTATACGCCAGATGTGGTTGGAAAATATCTGCGGTACGCCGAAAAGCCGATTTCCTGA
- the yddG_2 gene encoding aromatic amino acid exporter, which yields MLLTALALWLKYLFSVQPEMVFSVPVVTKLLMCGVALGFGYASWNIGILHGNVSVLATVSYFTPVLSAALAAVLLNAPLSFSFWQGALMVCAGSLLCWYATRNKQH from the coding sequence GTGTTACTCACTGCGCTGGCGCTGTGGCTGAAATATCTCTTCAGCGTACAGCCTGAAATGGTCTTTAGCGTGCCCGTGGTTACCAAACTATTAATGTGCGGCGTGGCGCTGGGTTTTGGTTACGCCTCATGGAATATCGGCATTCTGCACGGAAACGTGTCGGTACTGGCGACCGTTTCCTATTTCACGCCTGTGCTTTCCGCCGCCCTTGCTGCCGTATTGCTTAACGCCCCGCTTTCGTTCTCCTTCTGGCAAGGTGCACTGATGGTCTGCGCAGGATCGCTTCTGTGCTGGTATGCGACCCGAAATAAGCAACACTAA
- a CDS encoding polyphosphate kinase 2: MANKKVTKVIAETVKRAPLKTKDYEKELRRLHVELVKLQQWVVAKGLKVCIVFEGRDGAGKGGTIKAITERVSPRVFRVIALPAPTDKEKSQLYFQRYVPHLPSAGEIVIFDRSWYNRAGVERVMGFCTPEQVEKFLDGAPIIERAMVDAGIILIKYWLEVTPKEQERRLRDRIDDGRKTWKLSPMDIKSFNRWDEYTEARDAMFAATDTAWAPWYVARSEDKKRVRLNIISHLLSQIPYKSLPAETVKLPKRRKIGKIKPTDYPFRYISERF, from the coding sequence ATGGCGAATAAGAAAGTGACAAAGGTCATTGCTGAAACCGTTAAACGTGCGCCCCTCAAAACCAAAGATTACGAAAAAGAACTGCGTCGTCTGCATGTGGAACTGGTGAAACTCCAGCAATGGGTTGTGGCTAAGGGCCTTAAAGTATGTATCGTGTTTGAAGGGCGCGACGGCGCAGGAAAAGGAGGAACCATTAAGGCTATTACCGAGCGGGTCAGTCCCCGCGTTTTCCGGGTGATTGCCCTCCCCGCGCCGACCGACAAAGAAAAAAGTCAGCTCTATTTTCAGCGCTACGTGCCGCATCTGCCCTCTGCCGGTGAAATCGTGATTTTTGACCGCAGCTGGTACAACCGCGCAGGCGTTGAACGCGTCATGGGATTTTGCACGCCGGAACAGGTCGAAAAGTTTCTGGATGGCGCGCCGATTATTGAGCGCGCGATGGTGGATGCAGGCATTATCCTGATCAAATATTGGCTCGAAGTGACGCCAAAAGAGCAGGAACGCCGCCTGCGCGATCGTATTGACGATGGGCGCAAGACCTGGAAGCTGTCGCCAATGGACATTAAGTCGTTCAACCGTTGGGATGAATACACCGAAGCGCGCGATGCCATGTTTGCCGCGACCGATACCGCCTGGGCACCGTGGTACGTTGCGCGATCTGAAGATAAAAAACGCGTCCGGCTGAATATTATCTCGCACCTGCTTTCGCAGATCCCTTACAAATCACTGCCCGCTGAGACGGTCAAACTGCCAAAGCGTCGAAAAATTGGCAAGATTAAACCGACCGATTATCCGTTCCGGTATATTTCTGAGCGATTTTAA
- the araJ_2 gene encoding MFS transport protein AraJ, giving the protein MELAHIPRLMNNDCCKILTNGCGMKKTVFSLALGTFGLGMAEFGIMGVLTELARDTGITIPSAGSMISYYAFGVVIGAPVIALFSGKFSLKTILLFLVALCVVGNVIFTLSTSYLWLAIGRLVSGFPHGAFFGVGAIILSKIAPPGKVTLAVAGMIAGMTVANLVGVPLGTWLGHEYNWRYTFSLIAAFDALVILSIISGFPRCMTNRIPD; this is encoded by the coding sequence TTGGAACTGGCTCACATCCCGCGTTTAATGAATAATGACTGTTGCAAAATTTTAACAAATGGCTGTGGTATGAAAAAAACCGTTTTCTCGTTAGCACTGGGCACTTTTGGTCTGGGAATGGCCGAATTTGGTATCATGGGCGTGCTAACTGAGCTGGCTCGCGACACCGGCATCACGATCCCTTCCGCCGGGAGCATGATTTCGTATTACGCGTTCGGTGTTGTCATTGGTGCGCCTGTCATTGCGCTGTTTTCTGGCAAGTTCTCGCTAAAAACGATTCTGCTTTTTCTGGTTGCTTTGTGCGTCGTCGGAAATGTGATCTTTACGCTTTCCACCTCCTATCTCTGGCTGGCAATAGGCCGACTGGTATCCGGATTTCCCCACGGTGCATTCTTCGGCGTTGGGGCGATCATCCTGTCTAAAATTGCACCGCCGGGCAAAGTGACCTTAGCCGTAGCCGGGATGATTGCCGGCATGACGGTCGCAAATCTGGTTGGGGTTCCGCTAGGCACCTGGCTTGGGCACGAATACAACTGGCGCTACACCTTTTCACTGATCGCTGCTTTTGATGCGCTGGTGATCCTGTCGATTATTTCTGGGTTCCCACGCTGTATGACAAATCGGATTCCAGACTGA
- a CDS encoding glutathione-dependent formaldehyde-activating protein, with protein sequence MQIYTGRCLCGMSHFSVNIENLDVYACHCTTCQKWSGGIAMYLETAGVPAVEHDSIAPSHFSSSARGERWFCPGCGCPLWYELTSTERYFVPWTLLELSEDERRRLVLAAEIYTETQPAFWRLTGQYARFSGTEIEALDKSCSLTA encoded by the coding sequence ATGCAAATCTATACAGGACGCTGCTTATGTGGGATGAGCCATTTCAGCGTCAACATTGAAAATCTGGATGTGTATGCCTGCCACTGCACAACGTGCCAAAAATGGTCGGGCGGCATTGCCATGTATCTGGAAACCGCAGGCGTGCCAGCTGTGGAACACGATTCAATAGCCCCTTCGCACTTCTCGTCGTCGGCACGCGGCGAACGGTGGTTCTGTCCCGGTTGCGGCTGCCCGCTGTGGTACGAACTGACGTCAACTGAACGCTATTTTGTCCCGTGGACATTGCTGGAACTGAGTGAAGATGAGCGCCGTCGACTGGTGTTAGCCGCCGAAATCTATACCGAAACGCAGCCGGCTTTCTGGCGGTTAACCGGGCAATACGCGCGTTTTAGCGGAACCGAAATTGAAGCGCTGGACAAAAGCTGTTCGCTGACGGCGTAA
- the araJ_1 gene encoding MFS transport protein AraJ: protein MKKPEPWLIFAATMFGNAGVFAWFSFVKPFMVNVSGFSEAFMTVIMMLMGLGMVLGNMLSGKLSGRYSPLRIAATTDLVIVLSLVALFAFGEHKSASLLMGFICCAGLFALSAPLQILLLQNAKGGELLGAAGGQVAFNLGSAIGAYFGGMMITLGYSWSYVTLPAAILSFAAMSSLLMYGYKKGKRNQANDNALA from the coding sequence TTGAAAAAGCCGGAACCCTGGTTAATTTTTGCTGCGACGATGTTTGGCAATGCGGGCGTGTTCGCGTGGTTTAGCTTTGTGAAGCCGTTTATGGTGAATGTTTCCGGTTTTTCGGAAGCCTTCATGACCGTCATCATGATGCTGATGGGCCTGGGGATGGTGTTAGGGAATATGCTGAGCGGCAAATTATCCGGACGCTACAGCCCGCTGCGCATTGCCGCTACCACCGATCTGGTGATCGTCCTGTCGCTGGTGGCGCTCTTTGCCTTTGGTGAGCACAAATCGGCCTCGCTGCTGATGGGCTTTATCTGCTGTGCTGGCCTTTTTGCACTCTCTGCGCCACTGCAAATTCTGTTACTGCAGAATGCGAAAGGGGGAGAATTGCTGGGTGCGGCAGGAGGGCAGGTAGCATTTAACCTCGGCAGCGCCATCGGTGCCTATTTCGGTGGGATGATGATTACGCTTGGCTACAGCTGGAGCTACGTCACACTACCCGCAGCCATTCTGTCGTTCGCGGCCATGTCTTCGTTACTGATGTACGGTTATAAAAAAGGAAAACGGAATCAGGCGAACGACAACGCGCTTGCGTGA
- the ompD gene encoding porin has protein sequence MKLKLVAVAVTTLLAAGAVNAAEVFNKDGNKLDLYGKVTGLHYFSDDTDNDGDKTYVRLGFKGETQINDQLTGFGQWEYEFKGNNDESNGDKGNKTRLAFAGLKFNEFGSFDYGRNYGVAYDIGAWTDVLPEYGGDTWTQTDVFMTGRTTGVATYRNQDFFGLVDGLNVAAQYQGKNDRDDVTKANGDGWGLSSTYEFDGFVVGATYAKADRTDDQVRYAAQSVLNASGDNAEVWAAGLKYDANNIYLATTYSETRNMTVFGDKHIANKAQNFEAVAQYQFDFGLRPSIAYLKSKGKDIETYGDQDLVEYIELGASYYFNKNMSTYVDYKINLLDDNKFTNDAKIATDNIVALGLTYQF, from the coding sequence ATGAAACTTAAATTAGTTGCAGTGGCAGTGACTACCCTGTTGGCAGCAGGCGCGGTAAACGCAGCAGAAGTATTCAACAAAGACGGTAACAAGCTGGATCTGTACGGTAAAGTGACGGGTCTGCACTACTTCTCTGATGACACCGACAACGACGGCGACAAAACTTACGTGCGTCTGGGCTTCAAAGGTGAAACCCAGATCAACGATCAGCTGACCGGTTTTGGCCAGTGGGAATATGAGTTCAAAGGCAACAACGACGAATCCAACGGTGACAAAGGCAACAAAACCCGTCTGGCATTCGCGGGCCTGAAATTCAACGAATTTGGTTCTTTCGACTACGGTCGTAACTACGGCGTGGCTTACGATATCGGCGCATGGACCGACGTACTGCCAGAATACGGCGGAGATACCTGGACTCAGACCGACGTGTTCATGACCGGCCGTACCACCGGCGTGGCAACCTACCGTAACCAGGACTTCTTCGGTCTGGTTGACGGCCTGAACGTGGCTGCGCAGTACCAGGGCAAAAACGACCGTGATGACGTCACCAAAGCGAACGGCGACGGCTGGGGTCTTTCTTCTACTTATGAATTCGACGGCTTCGTCGTGGGTGCAACTTACGCAAAAGCTGACCGTACCGACGATCAGGTCCGTTACGCAGCGCAGAGCGTTCTGAATGCCTCCGGCGATAACGCTGAAGTGTGGGCGGCTGGCCTGAAATACGATGCGAACAACATCTATCTGGCAACCACCTATTCCGAAACCCGCAACATGACGGTCTTCGGTGACAAGCATATTGCCAACAAAGCGCAAAACTTTGAAGCTGTTGCTCAGTACCAGTTTGATTTCGGTCTGCGTCCTTCCATCGCTTACCTGAAGTCCAAAGGCAAAGATATCGAGACTTACGGTGACCAGGATCTGGTTGAGTACATCGAGCTGGGCGCGAGCTACTACTTCAACAAAAACATGTCCACCTACGTTGATTACAAAATCAACCTGCTGGACGACAACAAATTCACCAACGATGCGAAAATCGCTACCGATAACATCGTTGCACTGGGCCTGACCTACCAGTTCTAA